From the Toxotes jaculatrix isolate fToxJac2 chromosome 15, fToxJac2.pri, whole genome shotgun sequence genome, one window contains:
- the LOC121194293 gene encoding alsin-like isoform X1, with the protein MENREESPASEQVPTSPERGIVHIWQSARPSEQLCPERVLLSRPVLQVTLGEHHGLLLTQGGPVYSFGELLWRDLSIPVSAPVLEVSLLGKIVVRVAAGGFHCGALSEQGNVYMWGENTAGQCGLTERGTVTNITVSEPCPVSVVDSEVVPPAVVRIVDLACGREHSLALSSQNEVWAWGSGCQLGLVTKTFPVWRPQKVEHLAGRHVIQVACGAYHSLALVRSLPQNYNTQSPAEKRELGQSPHFSVTEREEPLTVEDAHYCPLGVELTEVLTSETSPRRKGPRRRLQTGGRSAGSSSGFGASSCPFSEDSKSTTKQKNLPVRTDFEPDGSSKSHPLSGWGASKNSAFSDEMELQNLLQKLSGHSLEMQHSAGLGDTDSQSSHTSDDSCASSAPSSDLFTSSYKDEPTIKSQATNNSGVSGPYSSSPVCLEEVRLCLEAEKKALQGQKSSSLTNIHQKGKTAPNRRLSLPGTPTHGSPRRRRPCACRPSSAGQTQAAAPEEAGDGLPSLETEVWSWGRGSEGQLGHGDQLPRLQPLCIKSLTGEEVIKVAAGSHHSLALNAQCQVFSWGSNMCGQLGHVNSPVTVPQQAKLSDGLRVWDVSAGQSHSLLLADGDCVQPVLLYCGQHQEPMSDQSERSRHRSPNKAESYTVRPTLLPLCTELGYISRVCSGGQSCAVLADQNVMGFISAVHELASRERHFYCWLSSIRKLLLTPLRNREGVCPSLGEPCTHLFFSLCETFGRLSVLIGRHSASLSYFLHDVQGRDVTCLPLLTHIEHFLDIYKEYCSAIGNFQVMSGFQSLHKLSVECLSSQQTLLAQLCVSEQSVSCDVDLVSLLYWPLQQLHHYSRVLLKLAACYDVLTMEYQYLHQGCSQYESLSLSLLRRKKEAETTFLFWKSHTGKHTEVLRLPQRRVVCESSNRSLTLQNAGRFSNHWFILFNDALVHTQGAIPSQSFFSTHHVYPLTCLWVKPVTEDSSGLYAIKITCPEDSFTLVASTPQEKNKWLRSLNQAVDQVLGGGGQGSSPGVTGMSRTASYTFTGEGRFKDAQYTGGWLAGQVHGRGTMKWPDGRTYTGKFKNGLEDGYGECIIPNKVLNKPDSYQGQWREGKIHGFGKYKYASGEVYEGCFCDGQRHGYGMLSSGKHIRASSSVFVGRWVQDKKTGYGVYDNITRGEKYMGLWLEDQRHGSAVVVTQYGVYYEGTFKENKMSGPGLLASDDDTAFHGEFSDDWTVNGKGVLSLANGDYLEGQFSGEWSAGLKVVGTYTKPAVHEPENKDRNNLFRLGQYVVPAGQRWGCVFSECWSRLGCDAAGRGERGAAWENIAVTITTARRHSPDLSRSQTKVLECLEFIPQYEEPVNTANYDNIRRYLIKACETPIHPLGWLVETLVTVYRMTYVGVGSNRRLLKQAVQEVQAYLTHYYNIVRFLFPGLPEDGGIIPDPPTSPSKRRHSSNTAEQGVVVVSCSSLLLPLLLPRLYPPLFTLYCLQEEQEEAQYWERILRLNRQPDQSLLSFLGVQEKFWPVWMSILGEKKQIVSSSKDACFVSAVETLQQISTTFTPSDKLLVIQKTFEELTQEVKPMLDSDFQWCMDDLLPLFLYVVLRARIKNLGAEVSLIEDLMDPNVQHGEMGLMFTTLKACYIQIQHESTT; encoded by the exons GTGGTCCGGTGTATTCATTCGGAGAGCTGTTGTGGAGGGATCTGAGCATCCCGGTGTCTGCTCCAGTGCTGGAGGTGTCTCTGCTGGGGAAGATCGTGGTTCGTGTGGCAGCCGGCGGCTTCCACTGTGGAGCGCTGAGCGAGCAGGGCAACGTCTACATGTGGGGGGAAAACACGGCAGGACAGTGTGGGCTGACTGAGAGGGGCACAGTCACAAACATCACAG TTTCAGAGCCGTGCCCGGTCAGTGTCGTGGACAGTGAGGTCGTTCCTCCTGCGGTGGTTCGGATTGTGGATCTGGCCTGTGGACGGGAgcacagcctggctctgtcatcCCAGAATGAGGTGTGGGCCTGGGGCAGTGGCTGCCAGCTTGGCTTGGTCACAAAAACTTTCCCTGTGTGGAGGCCACAGAAG GTGGAGCACTTGGCTGGCAGACATGTAATTCAG GTGGCTTGTGGTGCCTACCACAGCCTTGCCCTGGTTCGCAGTTTACCTCAGAACTACAATACCCAGAGTCCCGCTGAGAAGAGGGAGCTGGGCCAGTCACCTCACTTctcagtgacagagagggaggagccGTTGACCGTTGAGGATGCTCACTACTGTCCGCTGGGGGTGGAACTGACTGAAGTCCTGACAAGCGAG ACCTCTCCCAGGAGAAAAGGCCCCAGACGAAGACTCCAAACTGGGGGAAGGTCAGCTGGCAGCAGCTCAGGGTTTGGAGCCAGTTCATGCCCATTTTCTGAAGACAGCAAATCTACCACTAAACA GAAGAATCTCCCAGTTAGAACTGATTTTGAGCCTGACGGCAGCTCCAAGTCTCACCCACTGTCAGGCTGGGGGGCCAGCAAGAACTCAGCTTTCTCTGATGAGATGGAGCTCCAGAACCTCCTCCAGAAACTCTCCGGTCACTCATTAGAGATGCAACACTCTGCTGGGCTAGGGGATACTGACTCACAGAGCAGTCACACTTCAG ATGACAGCTGTGCTTCCTCAGCTCCTTCCTCAGATCTGTTCACTTCCAGTTACAAAGACGAACCAACAATTAAGAGTCAAGCCACCAA TAACAGTGGAGTGTCGGGGCCatactcctcctctcctgtatGTTTAGAAGAAGTTCGGCTTTGTCTGGAAGCGGAGAAGAAGGCACTGCAGGGGCAGAAGAGTTCCAGTCTTACAAATATACACCAGAAGGGGAAAACTGCACCTAACAGGAGACTCTCCCTACCTGGAACACCCACCCATG GGTCTCCCCGGCGACGGCGGCCTTGTGCCTGCAGGCCATCCTCTGCTGGTCAGACCCAGGCTGCAGCACCAGAGGAGGCAGGAGATGGCTTGCCATCTCTGGAGACTGAAGTGTGGAGCTGGGGCCGCGGGTCTGAGGGGCAACTAGGCCACGGAGACCAGCTTCCTAg actACAGCCTCTGTGTATCAAGTCTTTGACAGGAGAGGAAGTGATCAAAGTTGCCGCAGGATCGCACCATTCATTGGCCCTCAACGCTCAGTGCCAG gtgttTTCATGGGGCAGCAACATGTGTGGACAGCTCGGCCATGTCAACAGCCCTGTCACTGTTCCTCAGCAGGCCAAG CTATCTGACGGTCTGCGGGTTTGGGATGTGTCAGCCGGTCAGAGCCACTCCCTCCTCCTGGCTGATGGAGACTGCGTCCAGCCGGTCCTGTTGTACTGTGGCCAGCATCAAGAGCCAATGTCAGATCAGAGTGAGAGGTCACGCCACAGGTCACCCAACAAGGCGGAGAGTTATACAGTCAGACCCACCCTGCTGCCTTTGTGCACCGAG ttggGTTATATTAGCAGGGTGTGCAGTGGCGGTCAGAGCTGTGCGGTGTTGGCAGACCAGAACGTCATGGGCTTCATCTCAGCTGTCCACGAGCTGGCCTCCAGAGAGAGACACTTCTACTGCTGGTTGAGCAGCATCAGGAAGCTCCTCCTCACCCCACTGCGTAACAGAG AGGGTGTGTGCCCGTCTTTAGGTGAGCCCTGCactcatctcttcttctctctctgtgagacGTTTGGTCGTCTGAGCGTCCTGATCGGTCGACACTCCGCGTCACTCAGCTACTTCCTGCATGACGTGCAGGGCCGTGATGTCACTTGCCTTCCACTGCTGACGCACATTGAGCACTTCCTTGATATTTATAAAGA GTATTGTTCTGCAATAGGAAACTTCCAGGTGATGAGTGGATTTCAGTCACTCCACAAACTCTCTGT TGAGTGTTTAAGTTCTCAGCAGACCCTGCTcgctcagctgtgtgtttcagagcagTCTGTCAGTTGTGATGTGGATCTGGTTTCATTATTGTACTggcctctgcagcagctccaccatTACAGTCGTGTCCTGCTCAAACTGGCAGCCTGCTATGATGTG TTAACCATGGAGTATCAGTACCTCCATCAGGGCTGTAGTCAGTATGAGTCCCTGTCTTTGTCCCtgttgaggaggaagaaggaggctGAAACGACATTCCTCTTCTGGAAGAGCCACACTGGAAAACATACT GAGGTTCTGCGTCTCCCGCAGCGTCGTGTagtgtgtgaaagcagcaacaGATCTCTGACCCTGCAGAACGCCGGACGGTTCTCCAACCATTGGTTCATACTGTTCAATGATGCACTGgtgcacacacag GGTGCCATTCCCTCTCAGAGCTTT TTCTCCACCCATCACGTCTATCCTCTGACCTGCCTGTGGGTGAAACCAGTTACTGAAGACAGCAGTGGACT CTATGCCATCAAAATTACATGTCCAGAGGACAGTTTCACCCTGGTGGCCTCAACACCCCAGGAGAAG AACAAGTGGTTGCGATCGCTTAACCAGGCGGTGGATCAGGTGCTGGGTGGTGGAGGTCAGGGGTCATCTCCGGGGGTGACAGGGATGTCTCGTACCGCTTCCTACACGTTCACTGGAGAGGGACGATTTAAGGACGCCCAGTACACTGGGGGCTGGCTGGCAGGACAAGTTCATGGCAG AGGAACCATGAAGTGGCCAGATGGACGGACGTACACCGGGAAGTTTAAGAATGGACTGGAGGATGG CTATGGGGAGTGTATAATACCTAACAAAGTGCTGAATAAACCAGACAGCTACCAAGGGCAATGGAGAGAGGGCAAGATCCATGGTTTTGGCAAGTACAA GTATGCCAGCGGCGAGGTGTACGAGGGCTGTTTCTGTGACGGGCAGCGGCACGGTTACGGCATGCTGAGCTCTGGTAAACACATCAGGGCTTCCTCCAGTGTTTTCGTTGGGCGGTGGGTACAGGACAAGAAGACAGGATACGGAGTTTACGATAATATCACCAG AGGTGAGAAGTATATGGGACTGTGGCTGGAGGACCAGAGGCACGGCAGTGCTGTGGTCGTCACCCAGTACGGTGTGTACTATGAAGGGACCTTCAAAGAGAACAAAATGAGT GGTCCAGGGCTGTTGGCGTCAGATGATGACACAGCTTTCCATGGGGAGTTTTCTGATGACTGGACTGTCAACGGAAAG GGTGTTCTGTCCCTGGCTAACGGTGATTATCTAGAGGGCCAGTTCAGTGGAGAGTGGAGCGCAGGGCTCAAAGTGGTTGGAACGTACACCAAACCAGCCGTCCATGAAcctgaaaacaaagacagaaacaacctGTT CAGGTTGGGTCAGTATGTGGTGCCTGCAGGTCAGAGGTGGGGCTGCGTGTTCAGTGAATGTTGGAGTCGACTGGGCTGCGATGCAGccgggagaggagagaggggtgcAGCCTGGGAGAACATCGCTGTCACTATAACGACTGCACGGCGACACAG TCCAGACCTCAGCAGGTCTCAGACCAAAGTATTAGAGtgtttggagtttattccccaGTATGAAGAACCTGTCAACACTGCAAACTATGACAACATACGAAGATATCTCATCAAG GCATGTGAGACCCCCATCCACCCTCTTGGCTGGCTGGTGGAGACGTTGGTGACAGTTTACAGGATGACTTATGTCGGTGTGGGATCCAACCGCAGGCTGCTCAAGCAGGCTGTCCAGGAGGTCCAGGCTTACCTCACACATTACTACAACATTGTGAG GTTTCTGTTTCCAGGGTTACCAGAAGATGGCGGCATCATCCCAGACCCGCCCACCTCTCCATCCAAACGCAGGCATAGCTCCAACACAGCAGAGCAAGG TGTTGTGGTGGtgagctgctcctctctgctcctccctctgctgctccctcGACTATACCCTCCTCTCTTTACCCTGTACTGcctgcaggaggagcaggaggaggcccAGTACTGGGAGCGCATCCTTCGACTCAACAGACAGCCTGACCAGTCACTGCTCAGCTTCTTGGGAGTGCAGGA GAAGTTCTGGCCAGTGTGGATGTCAATTCTGGGAGAGAAAAAGCAG ATCGTGTCCAGCAGTAAAGATGcctgctttgtttctgctgtagAGACACTTCAACAAATTAG CACCACCTTCACTCCGTCAGACAAACTCCTGGTCATCCAGAAAACATTTGAGGAGTTGACCCAGGAAGTAAAACCTATGCTGGATAGTGATTTCCAGTGGTGCATGGATGACCtgctccccctcttcctctatGTGGTTCTCAGGGCTAG GATCAAGAACCTGGGAGCTGAGGTCAGTCTGATAGAAGATCTCATGGATCCCAATGTTCAGCATGGAGAGATGGGACTGATGTTCACAACACTGAAG GCCTGCTATATCCAGATCCAGCACGAGTCGACTACGTAG